The Methylobacterium currus genome contains a region encoding:
- a CDS encoding RidA family protein produces the protein MSATLDRLKELGLTLPPAAAPVANYVGFQRSGNLVVISGQLPFGANGQIDPAHKGKVGGAVSPEAAADAARHCALNVLAQLRAAAGNLDDAVVACVRLGGFINTAPGFSAVAGVMNGASDLMVQVLGERGRHARSTIGVAELPLDAVVEVEGMFEVR, from the coding sequence ATGAGCGCGACCCTCGACCGCCTGAAGGAGCTCGGCCTCACCCTGCCGCCGGCCGCGGCACCGGTGGCGAACTACGTCGGCTTCCAGCGCAGCGGCAACCTGGTGGTGATCTCGGGCCAGCTGCCCTTCGGCGCCAACGGCCAGATCGACCCGGCTCACAAGGGCAAGGTCGGCGGTGCGGTCTCGCCGGAGGCCGCGGCGGACGCGGCGCGGCACTGCGCCCTCAACGTCCTCGCGCAGCTGCGCGCGGCGGCCGGCAACCTCGACGACGCGGTGGTGGCTTGCGTGCGGCTCGGCGGCTTCATCAACACGGCGCCGGGCTTCTCGGCGGTGGCGGGCGTGATGAACGGCGCCTCCGACCTGATGGTGCAGGTGCTGGGCGAGCGCGGCCGCCACGCCCGCTCGACGATCGGCGTCGCCGAATTGCCCCTCGACGCGGTCGTCGAGGTCGAAGGGATGTTCGAGGTTCGCTGA
- a CDS encoding aspartate aminotransferase family protein, with translation MTSSLLPTYARAKVSFERGEGAWLIARDGSRYLDFGAGIAVNSVGHGHPHLVAALTEQAQKVWHVSNLFEVPEAERLAQRLTEASFADVVFFANSGAEANEACIKMARKYHAAGGHPERYRIVTFEGAFHGRTLATIAAGGQQKYIEGFGPKVDGFDQVPFGDLEALKAAITPETAALMIEPIQGEGGLRVVSHEWLRTLRSLCDEHGLLLIMDEVQTGIGRTGKLFAHEWSGVTPDILSSAKGIGGGFPMGACLATREAARGMVVGSHGTTFGGNPLAMAVGNAVLDIVLAPGFLEHVRQTGLLLKQRLAALKDRHPDIVDELRGEGLMMGLRLVVPNTDFAAAARDEHLLVIPAGDNVVRLLPPLIIGEAEVSAALDKLEAACAAMETRGRRAAE, from the coding sequence GTGACCTCCTCGCTGCTGCCGACCTACGCCCGGGCCAAGGTGTCCTTCGAGCGCGGTGAGGGCGCTTGGCTCATCGCCCGAGACGGCTCGCGATACCTCGATTTCGGCGCCGGCATCGCGGTCAACTCGGTCGGCCACGGCCATCCGCACCTCGTCGCGGCGCTGACCGAGCAGGCCCAGAAGGTCTGGCACGTCTCGAACCTGTTCGAGGTGCCGGAGGCCGAGCGGCTGGCCCAGCGGCTGACCGAGGCGAGCTTCGCCGACGTGGTGTTCTTCGCCAATTCCGGTGCCGAGGCCAACGAGGCCTGCATCAAGATGGCGCGCAAGTACCACGCCGCCGGCGGCCACCCGGAGCGCTACCGGATCGTCACCTTCGAGGGCGCCTTCCACGGCCGCACGCTGGCCACCATCGCGGCCGGCGGGCAGCAGAAATACATCGAGGGCTTCGGCCCCAAGGTCGACGGGTTCGACCAGGTGCCGTTCGGCGACCTGGAAGCCCTGAAGGCGGCCATCACCCCCGAGACCGCCGCCCTGATGATCGAGCCGATCCAGGGCGAGGGCGGCCTGCGGGTGGTCTCGCACGAGTGGCTGCGCACCCTGCGCTCCTTGTGCGACGAGCACGGCCTCCTGCTGATCATGGACGAGGTCCAGACCGGAATCGGCCGCACCGGCAAGCTCTTCGCCCACGAATGGTCGGGGGTGACGCCCGACATCCTGTCCTCCGCCAAGGGCATCGGCGGCGGCTTCCCGATGGGGGCGTGCCTCGCGACCCGCGAGGCCGCCCGCGGCATGGTGGTGGGCAGCCACGGCACCACCTTCGGCGGCAACCCGCTCGCCATGGCGGTGGGCAACGCCGTGCTCGACATCGTCCTGGCCCCGGGCTTCCTGGAGCACGTGCGCCAGACCGGCCTGCTCCTGAAGCAGCGCCTCGCCGCCCTCAAGGACCGCCACCCCGACATCGTCGACGAGTTGCGCGGCGAGGGCCTGATGATGGGCCTGCGCCTCGTCGTGCCGAACACCGATTTCGCCGCCGCCGCCCGGGACGAGCACCTGCTGGTCATCCCGGCCGGCGACAACGTCGTGCGTCTCCTGCCGCCGCTGATCATCGGCGAAGCCGAGGTGAGCGCGGCCCTGGACAAGCTGGAGGCGGCCTGCGCCGCCATGGAGACGAGGGGCCGGAGGGCCGCCGAGTGA
- a CDS encoding glycerophosphodiester phosphodiesterase family protein encodes MTDRLAPDWLTARPIAHRGLHDRNAGIPENTFAAAEAAIAGGYAIECDVQLSRDGEAMVFHDAGLGRLTGADGLVRERDAADLGRLTVLGSAEHVPTLAEFLKRIAGRTPLVVEVKTRFDGDLALARRTAEVVAAYDGPLALKSFDPAIVGALAELAPGIPRGIVAESHHDDPSYASLTEAQRHGLANLLHVSESRPDFLSWRVDDLPNAATHLCRLLGRMPVMTWTVRNEAQVRLARAHADQMVFEGFRA; translated from the coding sequence ATGACCGACCGCCTCGCCCCCGACTGGCTGACCGCCCGCCCGATCGCCCATCGGGGCCTGCACGACCGCAATGCGGGCATCCCCGAGAACACGTTCGCGGCGGCCGAGGCCGCGATCGCCGGCGGCTACGCGATCGAGTGCGACGTCCAGCTCAGCCGGGACGGCGAGGCGATGGTCTTCCACGATGCCGGCCTCGGCCGGCTCACCGGGGCCGACGGCCTCGTGCGCGAGCGCGACGCCGCCGACCTCGGGCGACTGACGGTGCTCGGCAGCGCCGAGCACGTCCCCACCCTGGCGGAGTTCCTCAAAAGGATCGCCGGCCGCACGCCGCTCGTCGTCGAGGTGAAGACCCGGTTCGACGGCGATCTCGCGCTGGCCCGCCGCACCGCCGAGGTCGTCGCCGCCTATGACGGCCCGCTGGCGCTGAAATCCTTCGACCCGGCGATCGTCGGGGCGCTCGCCGAGCTCGCGCCTGGGATTCCGCGCGGCATCGTGGCGGAGAGCCACCACGACGACCCGTCCTACGCCTCCCTCACCGAGGCGCAACGGCACGGCCTCGCGAACCTGCTGCACGTTTCCGAGAGCCGGCCGGACTTCCTGTCCTGGCGCGTCGACGACCTGCCCAACGCCGCGACGCATCTCTGCCGCCTGCTCGGCCGCATGCCGGTGATGACCTGGACCGTGCGGAATGAGGCGCAGGTGCGGCTCGCGCGGGCGCATGCCGACCAGATGGTGTTCGAGGGCTTCCGGGCCTGA